From one Oceanimonas doudoroffii genomic stretch:
- a CDS encoding MATE family efflux transporter, whose protein sequence is MSKPGESLGRQLYRMTWPMLIGVLATMSSQLVDSAYIGQLGTQPLAAVGFTIPVFQLIIGIQVGLGIATTTIISTALGAGKQGNARQLGSLVLATGGAVVFVLCLLIWAGQQLILSALGASEALYPLVRAYWLPWLGSCWLGAMLYFGYSIFRANGKTMLPGMVMVLTSLLNIVLDPLFIFVLDMGLAGAAWATICAYGAGCLILVVSMARLRLVQLPGSVVRIRAGLTRLISFVVPSTLSQLVPPLSAMLATAIVAVNGEDAVAAWGLGSRIELMSIIVVLALTMAMPPMIGRLRGSNDLEQIRLLVGKAVKFVVLWQLILAALLAALSAPLSRVLISDGATAAILAEYLWLVPISYGALGLCMIMVSVCNAMGKPRLALVISALRLLGCYLPLIWLGSELYGLRGLFFGATFGNVLAGLMSWYMYKKHAMEPAARAMGSSGRVTI, encoded by the coding sequence ATGAGTAAACCCGGCGAGTCACTGGGCAGACAGTTATATCGCATGACCTGGCCGATGCTGATTGGCGTGCTGGCCACCATGAGCAGCCAGCTGGTAGACAGTGCCTATATTGGCCAGCTGGGCACCCAGCCCCTGGCGGCGGTGGGGTTCACCATTCCTGTGTTTCAGCTCATCATCGGCATACAGGTTGGCCTGGGTATCGCCACCACAACGATTATTTCCACCGCCCTGGGAGCCGGCAAGCAGGGCAATGCCCGGCAACTGGGCAGCCTGGTGCTGGCAACCGGCGGCGCAGTGGTGTTTGTGCTTTGTCTGCTGATCTGGGCTGGCCAGCAACTGATCCTCTCCGCGCTGGGGGCCAGTGAGGCCCTTTACCCTTTGGTGCGGGCATACTGGCTGCCGTGGCTCGGCAGCTGCTGGTTGGGGGCGATGTTGTATTTTGGCTACAGCATTTTTCGGGCTAATGGCAAAACCATGCTGCCAGGCATGGTGATGGTATTGACCAGCCTGCTGAATATTGTGCTGGACCCATTATTTATCTTTGTCCTGGACATGGGCCTGGCCGGTGCGGCCTGGGCCACCATTTGTGCTTATGGTGCCGGTTGCCTCATTCTCGTGGTCAGCATGGCGCGCCTGCGGTTGGTCCAACTGCCCGGCAGCGTGGTCCGCATTCGCGCCGGGCTGACACGTCTCATCTCCTTTGTGGTGCCTTCCACCCTGAGTCAGCTGGTGCCGCCGTTGTCGGCCATGCTGGCCACGGCCATTGTGGCCGTGAATGGCGAGGACGCGGTGGCGGCCTGGGGGCTGGGCAGTCGTATTGAGCTGATGTCCATCATTGTGGTACTGGCGCTGACCATGGCGATGCCGCCCATGATAGGCAGACTGCGTGGCAGCAATGACCTTGAGCAGATTCGGCTGCTGGTGGGCAAGGCGGTGAAGTTCGTGGTGCTGTGGCAGCTGATCCTGGCCGCGCTGCTGGCCGCCCTGTCGGCTCCCCTGAGTCGAGTGCTGATCAGTGACGGGGCCACGGCGGCCATTCTGGCTGAATACCTCTGGCTGGTGCCGATAAGTTATGGTGCCCTGGGGCTTTGCATGATCATGGTGTCGGTGTGCAATGCCATGGGCAAGCCCAGGCTGGCGCTGGTTATTTCCGCATTGCGCCTGTTGGGCTGCTACCTGCCCCTGATCTGGCTTGGATCCGAGCTGTACGGTTTGCGCGGGCTGTTTTTCGGGGCCACATTCGGAAACGTGCTGGCCGGCCTGATGAGCTGGTACATGTACAAAAAACATGCCATGGAGCCGGCCGCGCGTGCCATGGGCTCGTCAGGGCGAGTCACCATATAA
- a CDS encoding aldehyde dehydrogenase family protein, which translates to MTSLLQSFNPVTGDVLGQVAITPASVMPEIIANAKRAAQSWRRLTTSERVRLVQAAFAPVIDRAEELATLLAQEMGKDLRRAMSEVTGTAYAADYTAQEAGAALATRTLNATTRLQYQPLGVAAVISPWNYPLAMAGNLIVPALVAGNTVVFKPSEETPLIAQALVDILNQTLPAHVLQIVHGNEEAGKALVNSDINLIAFTGSVAAGKDIMASASSGLKRLVMELGGNDPMIVMNNANIETAAHFAVASSLENTGQMCTSTERIYVASEVADAFIERVVQLAARYKAGPWNEPGVKLGPLVNQRQHRHVMHHLQDAIGRGARLRLGSVEQAPPYISPAVITNITPDMLIEQEETFGPVIAIGTVKGLDEAIARANHSPYGLGAVVFGGEGAEQVAEQLEAGMVAINSGVGGTGDSPWVGAKHSGYGFHGSPDGHRQFAQVRVLSRRR; encoded by the coding sequence ATGACTTCCTTGTTACAGTCGTTCAATCCTGTCACTGGCGATGTGCTGGGTCAGGTTGCAATAACGCCGGCGTCGGTGATGCCCGAGATCATCGCCAATGCCAAACGGGCGGCGCAGTCCTGGCGCCGTCTGACTACCTCAGAGCGCGTGCGCCTCGTTCAGGCGGCGTTTGCCCCCGTCATCGACAGGGCGGAAGAACTGGCTACACTGCTCGCCCAGGAGATGGGCAAGGATCTGCGCCGGGCCATGTCGGAAGTGACCGGTACCGCCTATGCCGCCGATTACACGGCACAAGAAGCGGGCGCCGCCCTTGCCACACGCACGCTGAACGCAACCACCCGGCTGCAATATCAGCCCCTGGGTGTCGCCGCAGTGATCTCCCCCTGGAATTACCCGCTGGCCATGGCCGGCAACCTTATCGTGCCCGCCCTGGTGGCGGGCAATACCGTGGTGTTCAAGCCTTCGGAAGAGACTCCGCTTATCGCCCAGGCCCTGGTTGATATTCTCAACCAGACCCTGCCCGCACATGTACTGCAGATCGTGCACGGCAACGAAGAGGCCGGCAAGGCACTGGTCAACAGTGACATTAACCTGATCGCCTTTACCGGCTCGGTGGCCGCCGGAAAAGACATTATGGCCAGCGCCTCATCGGGCCTGAAACGCCTGGTGATGGAGCTGGGTGGAAATGACCCCATGATCGTCATGAACAACGCCAACATCGAAACGGCCGCCCACTTCGCGGTCGCCAGCAGCCTTGAGAATACCGGCCAGATGTGCACCTCCACCGAACGCATTTATGTGGCGTCCGAGGTGGCGGATGCCTTCATCGAGCGTGTTGTGCAACTCGCCGCCCGCTATAAGGCGGGCCCCTGGAACGAGCCGGGCGTCAAGCTGGGCCCCCTGGTCAACCAAAGGCAGCACCGGCATGTTATGCACCATCTGCAGGATGCCATCGGCAGGGGGGCCCGGCTGCGGCTGGGCTCCGTCGAGCAGGCGCCGCCTTATATTTCGCCCGCGGTGATCACGAATATCACGCCAGACATGCTGATTGAGCAGGAAGAAACCTTTGGGCCGGTGATAGCCATCGGTACCGTGAAGGGGCTGGATGAGGCAATAGCCCGGGCCAATCACTCCCCCTACGGCTTGGGTGCCGTGGTGTTTGGCGGTGAAGGCGCCGAACAGGTGGCGGAGCAGCTGGAAGCCGGCATGGTCGCCATCAACAGCGGCGTAGGCGGCACCGGCGACAGCCCCTGGGTCGGGGCAAAACACAGTGGTTATGGTTTTCATGGCTCGCCGGACGGCCACAGGCAGTTTGCCCAGGTCAGGGTGCTGAGCCGACGCCGTTAG
- a CDS encoding 2OG-Fe(II) oxygenase, whose product MNINDFYVVAREPGAEHSALPTRASDRTNPAQLLDKVDWDIQRREIPEVPGAFQILNVLSREECERLIQISETLGYLEDAAVSLPRSVRHNHSLTWVVDEATDNIIWERSRPFMGDPEGIFNGKRPLGINARFRFYRYGEGDFFKPHIDGDWPGSRVIDRTLVGDAYPDRWSKMTFLVLLSDEFEGGATEFWVNEPHSRQTSKVGVRTPAGSVLCFPHGRHPMHCLHSSETITKGVKYIIRSDVLFEV is encoded by the coding sequence ATGAACATCAATGATTTCTACGTGGTGGCCAGGGAGCCTGGCGCCGAGCATTCGGCCCTGCCCACCAGGGCAAGTGACCGCACCAACCCGGCCCAGTTACTCGACAAGGTTGACTGGGACATTCAGCGTCGAGAGATACCGGAAGTGCCCGGCGCCTTTCAGATTCTTAACGTGCTTTCCCGGGAAGAGTGCGAGCGCCTGATTCAAATTTCGGAAACCCTTGGTTACCTGGAAGACGCCGCCGTCTCCCTGCCCCGCTCGGTTCGCCATAACCACAGCCTGACCTGGGTGGTGGATGAGGCAACCGACAACATCATCTGGGAACGCAGTCGGCCTTTCATGGGTGACCCCGAGGGCATCTTTAATGGTAAACGGCCGCTGGGTATCAATGCCCGGTTCAGGTTCTACCGCTATGGCGAAGGTGACTTCTTCAAGCCCCATATCGACGGAGACTGGCCGGGCAGCCGCGTCATCGATCGCACCCTGGTCGGCGATGCCTACCCCGATCGCTGGAGCAAAATGACGTTCCTTGTGCTGCTTTCGGACGAGTTTGAAGGAGGCGCTACCGAATTCTGGGTTAACGAGCCGCATTCCCGGCAGACCAGCAAGGTGGGTGTTCGCACGCCGGCGGGCAGCGTGTTATGTTTCCCTCACGGCAGACACCCCATGCACTGCCTGCACAGCTCGGAGACCATCACCAAAGGGGTCAAGTACATCATTCGCTCCGATGTCCTCTTTGAGGTGTGA
- a CDS encoding LysR family transcriptional regulator: protein MSGEFDLKQLRVLQSLLQERSVSRVAGKMGLTQQAISEQLRKMRALFGDRLFIRQGNRMVPTPLAEQLGLKASRILSEVDDLLTAGQFEPERYQGTFCISANDYAIQAILPRFLESVRADAPNMKIIVRDFVSDNLEQLMATGEIDLALSFPPFIPASIHYLVLFEEQHICITARHSKRLEKTWTLEEVARLPQLIVSPSRANLRGSHDEWFALQGLKRNIVMSVPSFSAAPDIIGATDMISFYPSRLLPNPKVASLQLDTLTPKFEVIVAWHSRTRHSPLHTWMLERLKALFVR from the coding sequence GTGAGTGGTGAGTTTGATCTGAAGCAACTCAGGGTGTTGCAGTCATTGCTGCAGGAGCGCAGCGTGTCCAGGGTCGCCGGGAAAATGGGACTGACCCAGCAGGCCATCAGCGAGCAGTTGCGCAAGATGCGCGCCCTGTTTGGCGATCGGCTGTTTATACGCCAGGGCAACCGTATGGTGCCGACTCCGCTGGCCGAGCAGCTGGGGCTCAAGGCTTCGCGTATTCTGAGCGAGGTTGATGATCTGTTGACCGCAGGGCAGTTTGAACCCGAACGCTACCAGGGCACTTTCTGTATCAGCGCCAATGATTACGCCATACAGGCCATTTTGCCGCGGTTTCTGGAAAGCGTGCGGGCCGATGCGCCCAATATGAAAATCATCGTACGTGATTTTGTGTCAGATAACCTTGAACAGTTGATGGCCACCGGGGAGATCGATCTGGCATTGAGCTTTCCCCCCTTTATTCCCGCTTCCATTCATTATCTGGTGTTGTTTGAAGAGCAGCATATCTGCATTACGGCCCGCCACTCCAAACGCCTGGAAAAAACCTGGACCCTGGAGGAAGTGGCGCGGCTGCCGCAGCTTATCGTGTCGCCCTCTCGGGCCAACCTGCGCGGCTCTCATGATGAATGGTTTGCCCTGCAAGGCCTGAAACGCAATATCGTGATGTCGGTACCGAGCTTTTCGGCTGCCCCCGATATTATTGGGGCTACCGACATGATTTCATTTTATCCCTCCAGGCTGCTGCCCAATCCCAAGGTGGCGTCGTTGCAGCTGGACACCCTGACTCCCAAGTTCGAGGTGATTGTGGCCTGGCACAGCCGCACGCGACACAGTCCCCTGCATACATGGATGCTTGAGCGACTGAAGGCGTTGTTTGTCCGTTAA